The genomic segment GCCATCTGGTTTGGCACATAGTGCATTTCCTCCATCACTTTCTTGACCTTTGCCCGCGTTTTGTCGCTTATTCTGCCTGTGTTATTGATAACTCGCGATACGGTCATTGCTGAAACGCCAGATCGCTGAGCGATATCGTAAATCGTAACCATGCGGCTTGCTCCTTATCTATTTCGTCCCACTCGTTTGTTATCTTACCATCTTACAAAAGTGAGCCATTGACAGCAACCCTCAAGCTTGATAAATTAGAGTTATCGGTAACTCTATACTAACTCAAACAGCTGGTTATGCACTTTATTTTAGAATATAAGAATTATAAGCTTCACTCTTGTAATTTCTTATATTTCATCGCGAAACGGAAGCTTTGCCGCCAGAAGACGGCAAAAGCCGTTTACGCTCGTATTGGAGGGATAATAGTGACACAAGAAAAGCATCGTTTTGAAAGCGGTTTCCCTAAAATAGGTATTCGTCCTACGATTGATGGACGCCGTAAAGGCGTTCGCGAATCGCTCGAAGAACAGACAATGAATATGGCAAAATCGGTAGCCGCGCTCATTGGCGAGCATTTGCGTTATCCGAACGGCGAGCCAGTTGAATGCGTCATTGCGGACAGCTGTATCGGCGGTGTAGCAGAAGCGGCAGCTTGCGCGGACAAATTTTCCCGCGAGCGCGTAGGCGTGTCCATCACCGTAACGCCATGCTGGTGTTATGGCACCGAGACGATGGATATGGACCCTTCCATTCCGAAAGCGGTATGGGGCTTTAATGGTACCGAACGTCCAGGCGCCGTATATTTGGCGGCTGTACTGTCTGGCTATGCACAGAAGGGCCTTCCAGCCTTCGGCATTTATGGCGAGGAAGTACAGGACTCAGGCGACACGAGCATTCCTGAAGATGTGAAGGGCAAGCTGCTGGGCTTCGCGAAAGCGGGACTTGTTGTAGCTTACATGCGCGGCAAATCATACTTGTCGATGGGCTCCGTATCGATGGGTATCGCGGGCTCGATCGTAAACGATGCTTTTTTCCAAGAATATTTGGGCATGCGTACCGAGTATGTGGATATGTCGGAATTCGTCCGCCGCTTCGAAGAGGAAATTTATGATGGCGAAGAATTTTCCCGTGCGCTGGCATGGGTGAAGGAAAACTGTCCGGAAGGCGCAGACAACAACCCAGCGCAAATCCAAACCTCCAGAGAGCAGAAGGACAAGGATTGGGAAACGGTTGTGAAAATGACGATGATTGCCCGCGACCTGATGGTCGGCAACCCGCGTCTTGCGGAGCTAGGCTTCGGGGAAGAGGCGATGGGCCACAATGCGATTGTATCCGGCTTCCAGGGGCAGCGCCAATGGACGGATCATTTTCCAAACGGCGATTTCATGGAAACGCTGCTTAACTCCTCGTTCGACTGGAACGGCATCCGCGCACCTTACATGGTAGCAACAGAAAATGACAGCTTGAACGGCGTTGCGATGCTGTTCGGCAATTTGCTGACGAATACGGCGCAAATTTTCGCCGATGTGCGGACGTATTGGAGTCCAGATTCGGTGCAGCGCGTAACGGGGCATAAGCTGGAAGGGCACGCAGCGGGCGGCATTTTGCACCTGATCAACTCCGGCTCGGCGACGCTTGACGGCACGGGCGAGCAGCAGCTTGCTGGCAAGCCTGCGCTTAAGCCGCATTGGGAAATTTCCGAGCAGGAGGCGGCGGATTGCCTGAAGGCAACGTCGTGGCGTCCGGCATCGGTTGAATATTTCCGCGGCGGCGGCTATTCCTCCGACTATTTGACACGCGGGGGCATGCCGATGACGATGTCCCGGATTAATTTGGTCAAGGGCATTGGCCCCGTTCTGCAAATAGCCGAAGGTTATTCGGTTGATCTGCCAGAGGGCGTTCATGATGTACTCGACAAGCGGACAGATCCGACTTGGCCGACGACGTGGTTCGCTCCGATTTTGACAGGCAGCGGCGCGTTCCGCAGCGTTTATGAAGTGATGGACCAATGGGGGGCGAATCACGGTTCTATCAGCTACGGGCATATTGGCGCAGATTTAATTACACTTGCGTCGATGCTGCGTATTCCAGTCAATATGCACAATGTGGCAGAAGAAAAGCTGTTCCGTCCGCGCGCTTGGGGCCTGTTCGGCACGAGCAATGCGGAAAGCGCAGATTACCGCGCTTGCGACAACTTTGGGCCATTGTATAAATAATGAAAAATTGAATGAGTCATCTATAAGCTGCCGTTCCAATTTTTTGGGGCGGCAGCTTCATGGGTTCAATATGACAGAGGAGGAA from the Paenibacillus sp. BIHB 4019 genome contains:
- a CDS encoding L-fucose isomerase — its product is MTQEKHRFESGFPKIGIRPTIDGRRKGVRESLEEQTMNMAKSVAALIGEHLRYPNGEPVECVIADSCIGGVAEAAACADKFSRERVGVSITVTPCWCYGTETMDMDPSIPKAVWGFNGTERPGAVYLAAVLSGYAQKGLPAFGIYGEEVQDSGDTSIPEDVKGKLLGFAKAGLVVAYMRGKSYLSMGSVSMGIAGSIVNDAFFQEYLGMRTEYVDMSEFVRRFEEEIYDGEEFSRALAWVKENCPEGADNNPAQIQTSREQKDKDWETVVKMTMIARDLMVGNPRLAELGFGEEAMGHNAIVSGFQGQRQWTDHFPNGDFMETLLNSSFDWNGIRAPYMVATENDSLNGVAMLFGNLLTNTAQIFADVRTYWSPDSVQRVTGHKLEGHAAGGILHLINSGSATLDGTGEQQLAGKPALKPHWEISEQEAADCLKATSWRPASVEYFRGGGYSSDYLTRGGMPMTMSRINLVKGIGPVLQIAEGYSVDLPEGVHDVLDKRTDPTWPTTWFAPILTGSGAFRSVYEVMDQWGANHGSISYGHIGADLITLASMLRIPVNMHNVAEEKLFRPRAWGLFGTSNAESADYRACDNFGPLYK